A region of Allocoleopsis franciscana PCC 7113 DNA encodes the following proteins:
- a CDS encoding DUF1822 family protein — protein sequence MNPNQSIINPVLEPWTFTVPLALEAHGRAEEFRRYQSNPGKAKQIYLNTLAVYAVHVYLQCRGFETDLERSDSWNPMMQMLMDTADLLVKDHGKLECRPVLPEAEVVGVPPEVWEERMGYVAVQLSESLREATLLGFVQKVAKSEVPLSQLRSLGELPGYLHQIKPVINLSQWFEDIFEAGWQAVEALLAEPAELAFNYRSASLEVRRCKQIELATADRSVALIVALIGESEQDMDISVEVQPTNGQFYLPANLQLMVLNEDGEAVMDIRAGSNNKTIQLEFGGEAGDRFGVKVVLGEVSVTENFII from the coding sequence ATGAACCCGAATCAATCCATCATTAACCCTGTTCTTGAACCTTGGACTTTCACCGTTCCCTTAGCCTTGGAGGCTCATGGGCGAGCAGAAGAGTTTCGACGTTACCAATCGAATCCTGGCAAAGCCAAACAAATTTATCTGAATACCCTCGCTGTGTATGCCGTGCATGTTTACTTACAGTGCCGGGGATTTGAGACGGACTTGGAGAGAAGCGATAGTTGGAACCCGATGATGCAGATGCTGATGGATACGGCTGATTTGTTGGTCAAAGATCACGGCAAGTTGGAATGTAGACCCGTGTTGCCAGAAGCAGAGGTTGTCGGCGTTCCCCCAGAAGTCTGGGAAGAACGGATGGGCTATGTTGCAGTCCAGCTTTCTGAATCCTTGAGAGAAGCAACGCTGCTGGGATTTGTGCAGAAGGTGGCAAAGTCAGAGGTACCCCTGAGCCAATTGCGATCGCTAGGAGAGTTACCAGGCTATCTGCATCAAATTAAACCCGTGATCAACCTGAGTCAATGGTTTGAGGATATCTTTGAAGCGGGTTGGCAAGCTGTGGAAGCCCTTTTAGCGGAACCTGCCGAGTTAGCGTTTAACTACAGAAGCGCTTCCCTTGAGGTGAGGCGGTGCAAGCAGATTGAACTGGCAACGGCAGATCGCTCAGTGGCGCTGATTGTCGCACTCATCGGAGAATCAGAGCAGGACATGGATATTAGCGTAGAGGTGCAGCCCACAAACGGTCAATTCTATCTACCTGCCAATCTACAGCTAATGGTACTCAATGAGGATGGAGAAGCGGTGATGGATATCCGTGCGGGTAGCAATAATAAGACCATTCAATTAGAGTTTGGTGGGGAAGCCGGAGACCGTTTCGGCGTTAAGGTGGTTTTGGGTGAGGTTAGCGTAAC
- a CDS encoding calcium-binding protein — protein MTYNYNGTSGNDYFNYLGSDILLARGYGGNDFIWGNTNNDTVYGGDGQDTLKGWNGNDFLYGENGNDFLYGENGSDNLIGGAGADQLYGGADNDALYGDNILGGGSAPVGNDTLYGEDGNDFLYGGGGNDLIVGGNGNDYLDGAFGGSTTDQDILTGGAGADTFGLGYNGSYTEIKYLGSGYATITDFKYWEGDKIRVGGSIGDYTLDKSQNFGGSSALDTAIYRYGDLIAIVQDTTNVYASLDFIV, from the coding sequence ATGACTTACAACTACAATGGCACTTCTGGAAACGATTACTTCAATTACCTGGGTTCTGATATCCTTCTGGCACGGGGTTATGGGGGCAATGATTTTATCTGGGGAAATACTAATAATGACACCGTATATGGAGGGGACGGTCAAGACACGTTGAAGGGCTGGAATGGCAATGATTTTCTCTATGGTGAAAATGGTAATGATTTTCTCTATGGTGAAAATGGCAGCGACAATCTCATAGGAGGGGCTGGCGCAGATCAACTCTACGGTGGAGCAGATAACGACGCTCTCTATGGCGATAACATTCTTGGAGGGGGGTCAGCCCCAGTAGGTAATGACACCCTCTATGGTGAAGATGGTAATGATTTTCTATACGGGGGTGGTGGCAACGACTTGATAGTTGGTGGTAACGGCAATGATTATCTTGATGGGGCCTTTGGCGGTTCTACCACCGATCAGGACATCCTCACGGGTGGTGCTGGGGCTGACACATTCGGTTTGGGCTACAACGGCTCCTATACCGAGATCAAGTATCTAGGCTCTGGATACGCTACTATAACTGACTTTAAGTATTGGGAAGGTGACAAGATTCGGGTCGGCGGTAGCATTGGCGACTATACATTGGATAAGTCTCAGAATTTTGGTGGCAGTTCAGCTTTGGATACGGCTATCTACCGATATGGTGATCTGATTGCTATTGTCCAGGATACAACCAACGTTTATGCCTCCTTAGACTTCATTGTTTAA